The stretch of DNA CATTGAAAATATATTTTAAAAAAATTTTGAGTAGTTTATTTGCTCGCATTCGACTGTGAAACAGCAGGAAAATATATCTTTACTGTGGTCCCATATCTGAGTTTACTCTTTATCTCCAGCTCACCATTATGTTTATTGACTATGTTTCTTATAATGGGTAGACCCATACCAAAACGTCCCGGATCAGTTGTAAACAAGGGCTTTATTACATGTTGAATTATTTCTTCATCCATCCCACAACCCGTGTCAGATATTGTAAGAACCACTTTCTCTGCCAATCCAATCCTCATTTTTTCAATTGATATTGAAATTGTTCCTGTATCATGTATTGCGTTTCTAGAATTCTGTATAAGTTCAAGTACAACTTCTCTTATTTGCATAGGATCTCCCTTAATTAAAGGAGCTTCTTTTGTTAGAATAAACTCAAGCTTTATTTTTTCTCCAACAATGTGTTTAATGACATTTTTTGTTGATATTATTAAAAAATTCAGATCGAATACTTTCTGTATAGAAGGTGTCTTTTTGAGACCAAGAAGAGCCTTAATAAACTTAGAGCCTTTTTCAACTGATGTTGTTACATTGTCAATTAAATCTAATAACTCTTTATCATCAACACGATTTTTCAACAACTGACTGAATCCATAAATTCCATTGAATATGTTGTTGAACTGATGTGCCAGATTATCAAGAATTTCATAAACTCCTTCAAGCTTGATTGTTTCTTTGAATTTTTCATCAATTACTTTTTTCTCTGTAATTTCTTTGCCAATTTCAACTACTGCTTTAATCTGTCCTTTTTCATATATCGGAATGCCTGTCAAAATATAGTATCTTCCTTCATCTCGAACTTTTTCTATGTTTTCTATCTTACCTGTATGCAATGCCTTAACATTCGGGCAATCAATACAGGGAGCATCTTTTTTTTCCAATAATTTATAGCATTTCTTACCTATGATATCGTTAATATTCAAGCCAAATCTTTCACTATAAACTCTATTTGCCCATATAATATTCAAATCGTTATCAAGAATAACTATATGATCAGAAATTGATTCAAAAATAGAGATTAAAGTGTTTTCTGTTATTTTAAAT from Thermodesulfovibrio thiophilus DSM 17215 encodes:
- a CDS encoding two-component system sensor histidine kinase NtrB → MKTLQFKITENTLISIFESISDHIVILDNDLNIIWANRVYSERFGLNINDIIGKKCYKLLEKKDAPCIDCPNVKALHTGKIENIEKVRDEGRYYILTGIPIYEKGQIKAVVEIGKEITEKKVIDEKFKETIKLEGVYEILDNLAHQFNNIFNGIYGFSQLLKNRVDDKELLDLIDNVTTSVEKGSKFIKALLGLKKTPSIQKVFDLNFLIISTKNVIKHIVGEKIKLEFILTKEAPLIKGDPMQIREVVLELIQNSRNAIHDTGTISISIEKMRIGLAEKVVLTISDTGCGMDEEIIQHVIKPLFTTDPGRFGMGLPIIRNIVNKHNGELEIKSKLRYGTTVKIYFPAVSQSNASK